A genome region from Erigeron canadensis isolate Cc75 chromosome 3, C_canadensis_v1, whole genome shotgun sequence includes the following:
- the LOC122591995 gene encoding villin-4-like isoform X2, which produces MSVSMRDLDPAFQGAGQKAGIEVWRIENFKPVAIPQSSHGKFFTGDSYVILKTIALKSGALRHDIHYWLGKDTSQDEAGAAALKTVELDAALGGRAVQYREVQGHETERFLSYFKPCIIPQEGGTASGFKHVEAEEHKIRMFTCQGKHVVHVKEVPFARSSLNHDDIFILDTANKIFQFNGSNSCIQERAKALEVVQHIKDTYHDGKCDIATVEDGKLMSDAETGEFWGFFGGFAPLPRKTATDDNKSADAILTQLFCVEKGKAEPVAADSLIKELLDTNKCYLLDCGSEIYVWMGRSTSLDERKAASGAAEEFLRSQDRLKVHIIRVIENFETVTFRSKFDTWPQSTEVAVSEDGRGKVAALLKRQGVNVRGLLKAAPAKEEPQPYIDCTGNLQVWRVNGEEKILLPVPDQSKFYSGECYIFQYTYPGEDQDECLVGTWFGKESVEEERVSATSQAYKMVESLKYMAAQLQVYDGNEPILFFAIFQSFLVLKGGLSDGYKNFISGKELPDVTYKEDGVALFRVQGSGPENMQAIQVEPVASSLNSSYCYILHSGSSVFTWIGNLTTPEVQELVERQLDVIKPNMQTKLQKEGSESEMFWEILGGKSEYPSQKIARDAESDPHLFSCTFLKGDLKVTEIYNFNQDDLMTEDIFILDCHSSIFVWVGQQVDQKLKTQALVVGEKFLKHDFLLEKLSYETPLYIISEGSEPQFFTRFFTWDSSKFAMHGNSFQRKLSIIKNGGRPTLNNKPKRRAPVSHERRSVTNEKPQRSRSVSFSPDRVRVRGRSPAFNALASTFENANARNLSTPPPQVRKPYPKSGPTDSSSVAAKSAAIASLTATFEQPPREPLMPRSVKTRPKSPPKTDSNSKEKLMSSKMEALTIQEDVKESEVEDEEGLTLYPYERLTTVSTDPAADIDVTKRETYLSSAEFREKFGMTKEAFYKLPKWKQNKLKMALQLF; this is translated from the exons ATGTCTGTTTCTATGAGAGATTTGGATCCAGCCTTTCAAGGAGCCGGACAAAAAGC AGGGATTGAAGTGTGGCGCATTGAGAACTTTAAGCCAGTGGCCATTCCACAGTCTTCTCATGGCAAATTTTTCACAGGGGATTCCTATGTTATATTAAAG ACTATTGCATTAAAAAGTGGTGCATTGCGTCACGACATCCATTATTGGCTAGGTAAAGATACAAGTCAG GATGAAGCTGGAGCAGCAGCCTTAAAGACGGTTGAGCTTGATGCAGCTCTTGGAGGACGTGCAGTTCAGTATCGAGAAGTTCAAGGACATGAAACAGAGAGGTTTCTTTCTTACTTTAAACCATGCATCATACCTCAAGAAGGTGGAACTGCTTCTGGTTTCAAGCATGTTGAAGCTGAGGAACACAAGATCCGTATGTTTACTTGCCAAGGCAAGCATGTAGTTCATGTAAAAGAG GTCCCTTTTGCTCGATCGTCGCTCAATCACGATGACATTTTTATCCTGGATACTGCGAATAAGATATTCCAGTTTAATGGCTCCAATTCATGCATTCAAGAAAGGGCTAAAGCCCTAGAGGTTGTGCAGCATATTAAAGATACTTATCATGATGGGAAATGTGACATAGCCACTGTTG AGGATGGAAAGTTGATGTCTGATGCTGAAACTGGAGAATTCTGGGGTTTCTTTGGTGGCTTTGCTCCACTGCCTAGGAAAACAGCAACAGATGACAACAAAAGTGCCGATGCTATTCTCACTCAGCTGTTTTG TGTTGAGAAGGGGAAGGCAGAACCTGTTGCTGCTGATTCCTTGATAAAAGAGTTACTGGATACAAATAAATGCTATCTTTTAGACTGTGGGTCAGAAATTTATGTGTGGATGGGGAGAAGTACATCTCTTGATGAAAGAAAAGCTGCGAGTGGAGCTGCAGAA GAATTCTTGCGTAGTCAAGATAGACTAAAAGTTCATATCATCCGTGTGATTGAGAATTTTGAAACGGTGACTTTCCGGTCAAAATTTGATACCTGGCCTCAATCAACCGAGGTGGCAGTCTCTGAGGATGGTAGAGGCAAAGTGGCTG CACTCTTAAAGCGCCAAGGGGTTAATGTGAGGGGCCTACTTAAAGCTGCTCCTGCAAAGGAGGAACCTCAACCATATATTGATTGCACTGGAAATTTGCAG GTTTGGCGTGTAAATGGCGAAGAAAAGATTCTTCTTCCAGTTCCCGATCAGTCAAAATTTTACAGTGGAGAATGTTATATCTTCCAGTATACATATCCCGGTGAAGATCAAGATGAATGCCTTGTAGGGACATGGTTTGGAAAGGAAAGCGTTGAG GAAGAACGAGTTTCAGCTACCTCACAGGCATATAAGATGGTTGAGTCACTTAAGTATATGGCTGCTCAG CTACAAGTTTATGATGGAAATGAACCTATCCTTTTCTTTGCAATTTTTCAGAGCTTTCTGGTTCTTAAG GGTGGTCTAAGTGATGGGTACAAAAATTTTATATCAGGGAAAGAACTTCCTGATGTAACTTATAAAGAAGACGGTGTCGCACTATTTCGAGTTCAGGGCTCCGGACCAGAAAACATGCAAGCAATCCAAGTTGAACCT GTAGCTTCATCATTAAACTCCTCGTACTGTTACATACTACACAGTGGTTCTTCTGTCTTTACATGGATTGGTAATCTTACAACTCCGGAGGTCCAAGAACTTGTCGAGAGGCAACTGGATGTTATTAAG CCAAATATGCAGACGAAGTTACAGAAAGAGGGTTCGGAATCTGAAATGTTTTGGGAAATTTTAGGTGGAAAATCTGAATACCCGAGTCAGAAGATTGCAAGAGATGCCGAAAGTGACCCCCATTTGTTCTCATGTACATTCTTAAAAG GAGATT TGAAGGTCACCGAGATCTACAACTTCAACCAAGATGATTTGATGACTGAGGATATATTTATTCTTGATTGTCACTCGAGCATTTTTGTTTGGGTAGGGCAGCAGGTTGATCAGAAACTGAAAACGCAAGCATTGGTTGTCGGGGAG AAATTCctgaaacatgattttcttcttgagaaattatCTTATGAAACACCACTATATATCATATCGGAAGGAAGTGAACCACAATTCTTTACACGTTTCTTTACATGGGATTCAAGCAAATTTGCA ATGCATGGGAATTCGTTCCAAAGGAAGCTATCAATTATAAAAAATGGAGGTCGCCCAACTTTGAATAAT AAACCAAAAAGGCGAGCACCAGTATCACATGAAAGAAGGTCTGTAACTAATGAAAAACCACAACGTTCAAGAAGTGTGTCTTTTAGCCCCGACCGTGTTCGTGTAAGAGGCAGATCTCCAGCCTTCAATGCTCTTGCTTCCACATTCGAGAATGCCAATGCAAGGAACCTGTCAACTCCCCCTCCCCAAGTGAGGAAACCATATCCCAAGTCAGGGCCCACTGATTCTTCTAGTGTTGCTGCTAAGTCGGCAGCTATAGCATCACTAACCGCCACTTTTGAACAACCTCCACGAGAACCTCTGATGCCCCGTTCTGTGAAAA CTCGGCCTAAGTCTCCACCAAAGACTGATTCCAACTCTAAGGAAAAGTTGATGAGCAGTAAAATGGAAGCCCTCACAATACAAGAAGATGTTAAAGAAAGTGAAGTTGAAGATGAGGAAGGGCTGACATTGTACCCATATGAACGTCTTACAACAGTATCCACTGACCCTGCTGCTGATATAGATGTTACCAAGAGAGAG ACATACCTGTCCTCAGCTGAGTTCAGAGAAAAGTTTGGAATGACCAAAGAAGCCTTCTACAAGCTGCCAAAATGGaagcaaaataaattaaagatggCACTTCAGCTGTTTTGA
- the LOC122591995 gene encoding villin-4-like isoform X1, giving the protein MSVSMRDLDPAFQGAGQKAGIEVWRIENFKPVAIPQSSHGKFFTGDSYVILKTIALKSGALRHDIHYWLGKDTSQDEAGAAALKTVELDAALGGRAVQYREVQGHETERFLSYFKPCIIPQEGGTASGFKHVEAEEHKIRMFTCQGKHVVHVKEVPFARSSLNHDDIFILDTANKIFQFNGSNSCIQERAKALEVVQHIKDTYHDGKCDIATVEDGKLMSDAETGEFWGFFGGFAPLPRKTATDDNKSADAILTQLFCVEKGKAEPVAADSLIKELLDTNKCYLLDCGSEIYVWMGRSTSLDERKAASGAAEEFLRSQDRLKVHIIRVIENFETVTFRSKFDTWPQSTEVAVSEDGRGKVAALLKRQGVNVRGLLKAAPAKEEPQPYIDCTGNLQVWRVNGEEKILLPVPDQSKFYSGECYIFQYTYPGEDQDECLVGTWFGKESVEEERVSATSQAYKMVESLKYMAAQLQVYDGNEPILFFAIFQSFLVLKGGLSDGYKNFISGKELPDVTYKEDGVALFRVQGSGPENMQAIQVEPVASSLNSSYCYILHSGSSVFTWIGNLTTPEVQELVERQLDVIKPNMQTKLQKEGSESEMFWEILGGKSEYPSQKIARDAESDPHLFSCTFLKGDLKVTEIYNFNQDDLMTEDIFILDCHSSIFVWVGQQVDQKLKTQALVVGEKFLKHDFLLEKLSYETPLYIISEGSEPQFFTRFFTWDSSKFAMHGNSFQRKLSIIKNGGRPTLNNKPKRRAPVSHERRSVTNEKPQRSRSVSFSPDRVRVRGRSPAFNALASTFENANARNLSTPPPQVRKPYPKSGPTDSSSVAAKSAAIASLTATFEQPPREPLMPRSVKTRPKSPPKTDSNSKEKLMSSKMEALTIQEDVKESEVEDEEGLTLYPYERLTTVSTDPAADIDVTKRETYLSSAEFREKFGMTKEAFYKLPKWKQNKLKMALQLF; this is encoded by the exons ATGTCTGTTTCTATGAGAGATTTGGATCCAGCCTTTCAAGGAGCCGGACAAAAAGC AGGGATTGAAGTGTGGCGCATTGAGAACTTTAAGCCAGTGGCCATTCCACAGTCTTCTCATGGCAAATTTTTCACAGGGGATTCCTATGTTATATTAAAG ACTATTGCATTAAAAAGTGGTGCATTGCGTCACGACATCCATTATTGGCTAGGTAAAGATACAAGTCAG GATGAAGCTGGAGCAGCAGCCTTAAAGACGGTTGAGCTTGATGCAGCTCTTGGAGGACGTGCAGTTCAGTATCGAGAAGTTCAAGGACATGAAACAGAGAGGTTTCTTTCTTACTTTAAACCATGCATCATACCTCAAGAAGGTGGAACTGCTTCTGGTTTCAAGCATGTTGAAGCTGAGGAACACAAGATCCGTATGTTTACTTGCCAAGGCAAGCATGTAGTTCATGTAAAAGAG GTCCCTTTTGCTCGATCGTCGCTCAATCACGATGACATTTTTATCCTGGATACTGCGAATAAGATATTCCAGTTTAATGGCTCCAATTCATGCATTCAAGAAAGGGCTAAAGCCCTAGAGGTTGTGCAGCATATTAAAGATACTTATCATGATGGGAAATGTGACATAGCCACTGTTG AGGATGGAAAGTTGATGTCTGATGCTGAAACTGGAGAATTCTGGGGTTTCTTTGGTGGCTTTGCTCCACTGCCTAGGAAAACAGCAACAGATGACAACAAAAGTGCCGATGCTATTCTCACTCAGCTGTTTTG TGTTGAGAAGGGGAAGGCAGAACCTGTTGCTGCTGATTCCTTGATAAAAGAGTTACTGGATACAAATAAATGCTATCTTTTAGACTGTGGGTCAGAAATTTATGTGTGGATGGGGAGAAGTACATCTCTTGATGAAAGAAAAGCTGCGAGTGGAGCTGCAGAA GAATTCTTGCGTAGTCAAGATAGACTAAAAGTTCATATCATCCGTGTGATTGAGAATTTTGAAACGGTGACTTTCCGGTCAAAATTTGATACCTGGCCTCAATCAACCGAGGTGGCAGTCTCTGAGGATGGTAGAGGCAAAGTGGCTG CACTCTTAAAGCGCCAAGGGGTTAATGTGAGGGGCCTACTTAAAGCTGCTCCTGCAAAGGAGGAACCTCAACCATATATTGATTGCACTGGAAATTTGCAG GTTTGGCGTGTAAATGGCGAAGAAAAGATTCTTCTTCCAGTTCCCGATCAGTCAAAATTTTACAGTGGAGAATGTTATATCTTCCAGTATACATATCCCGGTGAAGATCAAGATGAATGCCTTGTAGGGACATGGTTTGGAAAGGAAAGCGTTGAG GAAGAACGAGTTTCAGCTACCTCACAGGCATATAAGATGGTTGAGTCACTTAAGTATATGGCTGCTCAG CTACAAGTTTATGATGGAAATGAACCTATCCTTTTCTTTGCAATTTTTCAGAGCTTTCTGGTTCTTAAG GGTGGTCTAAGTGATGGGTACAAAAATTTTATATCAGGGAAAGAACTTCCTGATGTAACTTATAAAGAAGACGGTGTCGCACTATTTCGAGTTCAGGGCTCCGGACCAGAAAACATGCAAGCAATCCAAGTTGAACCT GTAGCTTCATCATTAAACTCCTCGTACTGTTACATACTACACAGTGGTTCTTCTGTCTTTACATGGATTGGTAATCTTACAACTCCGGAGGTCCAAGAACTTGTCGAGAGGCAACTGGATGTTATTAAG CCAAATATGCAGACGAAGTTACAGAAAGAGGGTTCGGAATCTGAAATGTTTTGGGAAATTTTAGGTGGAAAATCTGAATACCCGAGTCAGAAGATTGCAAGAGATGCCGAAAGTGACCCCCATTTGTTCTCATGTACATTCTTAAAAG GAGATTTGAAG GTCACCGAGATCTACAACTTCAACCAAGATGATTTGATGACTGAGGATATATTTATTCTTGATTGTCACTCGAGCATTTTTGTTTGGGTAGGGCAGCAGGTTGATCAGAAACTGAAAACGCAAGCATTGGTTGTCGGGGAG AAATTCctgaaacatgattttcttcttgagaaattatCTTATGAAACACCACTATATATCATATCGGAAGGAAGTGAACCACAATTCTTTACACGTTTCTTTACATGGGATTCAAGCAAATTTGCA ATGCATGGGAATTCGTTCCAAAGGAAGCTATCAATTATAAAAAATGGAGGTCGCCCAACTTTGAATAAT AAACCAAAAAGGCGAGCACCAGTATCACATGAAAGAAGGTCTGTAACTAATGAAAAACCACAACGTTCAAGAAGTGTGTCTTTTAGCCCCGACCGTGTTCGTGTAAGAGGCAGATCTCCAGCCTTCAATGCTCTTGCTTCCACATTCGAGAATGCCAATGCAAGGAACCTGTCAACTCCCCCTCCCCAAGTGAGGAAACCATATCCCAAGTCAGGGCCCACTGATTCTTCTAGTGTTGCTGCTAAGTCGGCAGCTATAGCATCACTAACCGCCACTTTTGAACAACCTCCACGAGAACCTCTGATGCCCCGTTCTGTGAAAA CTCGGCCTAAGTCTCCACCAAAGACTGATTCCAACTCTAAGGAAAAGTTGATGAGCAGTAAAATGGAAGCCCTCACAATACAAGAAGATGTTAAAGAAAGTGAAGTTGAAGATGAGGAAGGGCTGACATTGTACCCATATGAACGTCTTACAACAGTATCCACTGACCCTGCTGCTGATATAGATGTTACCAAGAGAGAG ACATACCTGTCCTCAGCTGAGTTCAGAGAAAAGTTTGGAATGACCAAAGAAGCCTTCTACAAGCTGCCAAAATGGaagcaaaataaattaaagatggCACTTCAGCTGTTTTGA
- the LOC122594157 gene encoding putative glucose-6-phosphate 1-epimerase codes for MSTSSYQPLEVTTGINDLPKLILRQTDGSSAEVYLYGAHVTSLKNEEGKEILFVSSKAIFDPPKEIHGGISIRFSLSPDKDTPGAHVSAANSTWDMDTNASSPADVATGVFVDLVLKPTEQEYLRLRRHRFEYRLRVALRRGGELVLTSRIKNTNSDGRPFKFTCGYPAYFSVSDISDIRVEGLETLNYLDNLKNGERYTENGEALTFESEVDKVYLSTPTKLAIVDHKKSRTYVIRKDAQLPDAVVWNPWDKKAKAMADFGNDEYKHMLCAGAARMENPITLKPGDEWIARQELSAVNSSYCNGQHQPKLIIHVM; via the exons ATGTCAACTTCCAGCTACCAACCTCTTGAAGTCACTACAGGCATCAATGACCTTCCTAAACTCATTCTCCGTCAAACTGACGGCAGCTCTGCAGAG GTATATCTGTATGGAGCTCACGTGACATCTTTGAAAAATGAGGAAGGAAAAGAGATTCTGTTTGTCAGTAGCAAG GCAATCTTTGATCCTCCAAAGGAAATACATGGGGGTATTTCAATACGCTTTTCTCTT TCCCCGGATAAAGATACTCCTGGAGCACATGTATCTGCTGCAAACAGTACATGGGATATGGACACTAATGCCTCTTCTCCAGCTGATGTTGCCACTGGTGTGTTTGTTGATTTGGTACTGAAGCCCACTGAACAGGAATATTTGCGCTTACGCCGTCACAG GTTTGAGTATCGACTGAGGGTTGCCCTAAGGCGTGGAGGAGAATTAGTGTTGACATCTCGGATCAAAAATACAAACTCTGATGGAAGGCCATTCAAGTTCACATGTGGATATCCAGCCTATTTTTCTGTTTCAGATATCAG TGACATTCGGGTTGAAGGATTGGAGACACTGAATTACCTTGACAACTTGAAGAACGGGGAAAGATATACAGAGAATGGGGAGGCACTAACCTTTGAATCAGAG GTTGACAAGGTATATCTCAGTACACCAACAAAGCTTGCAATAGTGGATCATAAAAAGAGTCGAACATATGTCATTCGGAAAGATGCCCAACTACCTGATGCTG TGGTGTGGAATCCATGGGATAAGAAGGCAAAAGCTATGGCTgattttggaaatgatgaatACAAACACATGCTTTGTGCCGGGGCAGCAAGAATGGAAAATCCCATTACGTTGAAGCCTGGTGATGAATGGATAGCAAGGCAGGAACTTTCAGCTGTTAATTCAAGCTATTGCA ATGGTCAACACCAACCCAAACTAATCATACATGTCATGTga